One genomic window of Candidatus Didemnitutus sp. includes the following:
- a CDS encoding multiubiquitin domain-containing protein, giving the protein MKPENKLVTIIVEGTPHEWPKDEEISYEQVVTLEVPDYAQHPDINYSVKYKRGHGNKPEGVLVKGESVKVKEGMVFSVSETGQS; this is encoded by the coding sequence ATGAAACCGGAAAATAAACTCGTCACAATCATCGTCGAGGGCACTCCGCACGAGTGGCCCAAGGACGAAGAAATCTCCTATGAGCAGGTTGTCACCTTGGAGGTGCCCGACTACGCTCAGCATCCTGACATCAACTATTCGGTAAAATATAAACGCGGTCACGGCAACAAACCCGAAGGCGTCTTGGTCAAGGGCGAGTCCGTGAAGGTCAAAGAGGGGATGGTATTCAGTGTTTCAGAAACTGGTCAGTCGTAA